In the Cellvibrio sp. KY-GH-1 genome, AATCTGGGTATTGAAACCATTCAGCTCGAAACTGGCGCAGTCAGTGCCAGCGCTCGCTATCCCGCGCAAATTGTGCTGCCGCCCCAGCAGGAGTATCGGCTCGGAGCACCGGAAAGCAGCCTGGTACAACAGGTATTAGTGTTGGAAAACCAGGCAGTGCAAGCCGGTGATCCGCTACTGGTAATCAGCAGCCAGAATTTGGGTGAACTCAGCCTGGCCGCTATTGAAAACCACAACCGCTGGCAGCTCGCACAACAAGGTTTAACTCGCGATCAGGAATTGCTCGCCGAAGGTATCATTCCTAGCCGCCGACTGGATGAAAGTCGCGCAGCGGAACAGGATGCGCGCGCCGCCCTGACTCAGGCGCGCTCGGCCTTGCTGGCGGCAGGCCTGGATGAAAAAGGCATAGATAACCTGATCCGCCAGGGCAAAGCCAGCAACAGCCTGACCCTGCGCGCGCCTGTGGCGGGAGTGGTGACCGAGCTGGTCGCCAAACCCGGCTGGCGCACAAGCGATAACACGCCCTTGCTGCGCTTGGTAAACCGCGCGCAACTCTGGGTAGATGTGCAGATACCCGCAAATCAGGCCGGGCTCTGGCCGGCGAACACACGTTTTCAGCTAGCCGATGGCACTGAAGCCAAACTGCTGAATCTGAGCCCGGTCACCTCGGCCGCGCAAACCCGCGTATTGCGCGGATTGATCGAACACCCCTCAGCGCAACTTCTGCCCGGTAGCTACCAGCAAGCCCTGCTGCCGTTAAGCGCCCACCAAAGTTGGGATCTACCGCTCGCCGCCATCGCCCGCCGCGGCGCCCAGGCCTATGTGTTTGTGCGCAGTCACCAAGGTTTCGATGCACTACCCGTTGAAGTGATCGCCAGCGGTGGCCAGCGCGCGCTGGTTACCGGCGGGCTGCAAACGGGCACCGAAATCGCATCTGCCGGCGTGGTCGCCCTGAAAGCTGCCTGGCTGAGTCATCTGGACAGCCAGACATCTGCCTCAGTCGCAGCAGAACCCGCCGCTGTGCACCTGGCGGAGGCGCGTTAGATGCTAGTTCGCCTGATCCAGTTTGCGCTTACCCAGCGCCTGTTCGTATTGATCATGACCACCCTGCTGGCCGGTTATGGCTGGTACTCGTTTCGCCAATTACCGATTGATGCCTTTCCCGACGTGGCCACTACTCAAGTGAAGGTGATTTACAAAGCGGCCGGTATGACGCCCGAAGAAGTGGAAAACCGTATCGCGGTACCGGTGGAAGCGGAGTTGCTCGGCATTCCCAATCAGGACATGTTGCGCACCCTGGTGAAATACGGGCTGGTGGATATCACCCTGAATTTTACCGATGGCACCGACATCTACTGGGCGCGCCAGCAAGTTGCCGAGCGTCTGGCGGGGATTAGCGATCAACTGCCGGCCAATCTCGAAGGTGGTATTGCCCCCATTACCACACCATTGGGGGAGATGTTCCACTTTACCCTCGACAACCCCAAGCTCAGTCTGATGGAGCGCAAAGGGCTGTTGGAATGGGTGGTTCGCCCCGCCCTGCGCACTGTGCCGGGCGTTGCCGATGTCAACGTATTGGGCGGTGTTAGCCGCATTTTTGAGGTAATTCCCGACAGTTTGAAGCTGACGGCGGCGGGAATTAGCCTCGCCGAGTTAAAGCAGGCAATTCAGGACAATAATCGCAGCGACGGCGCTGGTCGCTTGGTGGAAGGTGGCGAAGTACTGCTGGTGCGCAGCCAGGGTAATGTTCGCACCCTGGAAGATTTGCGCGCTATGGTGATCGCCTTGCGCGACAACACCCCGATTCGTTTAAGTGATCTGGCCGAAGTGCGCATTGGCGAACTCACTCGCAACGGCATGGTCACGGCCCACGGCACTGGCGAAGTGGCCCAAGGCCTGGTGCTGGGGTTGGCGGGCGCCAATGCGCGCGCGGTAGTTGCGGGCCTCGAGCAGAAAATCGCCGAGATCCAACCCGGCCTGCCCGAAGGCACGCACCTGAATGTGTTTTACAACCGTGCTTCACTGGTGGATCAAGCGGTATTTACTGTGTCCAAAGCGCTGGCCGAAGCCATAGTACTGGTGCTGATCTTGCTGGGCGTGTTCCTCGGCAATCTGCGCGCCGCCATCACTGTTGCGCTGATACTGCCGCTATCCGCGCTGGCAACTTTTGTGATGATGAACCAGGTGGGCATGTCAGCCAACCTGATGAGCCTCGGCGGGCTCGCCATTGCCATCGGCATGCTAGTGGATGCCGCTGTGGTGGTGGTAGAAAATCTGGTGCAACACATGGCACACGAGCGCAGCAAACTGCCGCGAATGCACCTGATCTACCGCGCCCTGCGCGAAGTCAGCGCGCCGGTGACGACCGGTATTCTGGTAATTATCACCGTGTTCCTGCCCCTGCTTACCCTGCAGGGGATGGAAGGTAAACTCTTTGCCCCGGTGGCGCTCACCATAGTCTTTGCATTGGCCAGCTCGCTCTTGCTATCGCTAACCGTCATCCCGGTAATCGCCTCCTATCTACTCACCAAAGTCAGCCACGATGAACCCTGGCTGCCACGCAAATTGCAGGCGCTCTACGCCCCCGTTCTGGAGTGGGCGTTCAAAAACCAGAAAACCGTATTCGCCGCTGCCGGTCTCTCGTTTGTGCTGGCCATTGGCGTCTATAGCGCCACCGGTAAAACCTTTATGCCCACCATGGATGAGGGCGACATAGTTATTGGCCTCGAGCGTTTGCCCTCTATAAGTCTTGAAGAAAGTGTCGCACTGGATACCCGTTTGCAGCAGGCCATTCTTGCTCGTATCCCCGAAGTTACCGGCATAGTGGCGCGCGCCGGCTCGGACCAGATCGGCCTGGATCCCATGGGGCTGAACCAGACCGATGCCTTCCTCACCATCAAGCCCAAAGATGAATGGCGGATGGAAACCAAGGAGGAATTACTGGATGAACTGCGCACCGTGCTCGATGACATGCCCGGCATTGCTTACAACTTCACCATGCCGATCGATATGCGCGTATCCGAAATGATTATGGGCGTGCGCGGCGATCTGGCGATCAAGATCTTCGGCCCGGATCTGGAAACCCTCAACCGCTTGGCTGGCGAGATTCTCGCCGTGGTCGAAAACCTGAAAGGCAGCGAAGACGCCTACACCCTGACCAACGACGGCGTGCAATACCTGCAAGTAAATATCGACCGCCTCGCCGCTGGCCAACTGGGTTTCACCATGGCGGAGGTGCAGGACTTCCTGCGCGTCCAGCTGCAAGGCGAAGTATTGGGTACGGTCACCGAAGGCGACCGCCGCACGCCCATCCAATTGCGCGGCAATGACGACCTGCGCCGTTCGCCGGGGGATTTCGCCAACCTGCATCTGCTTGCGCCCAATGGCGAGTCAGTGCCGCTCAGCAGCATCGCCAGCCTGGAGCGAGTGGAAGGCCAGGTCAAAATCGACCGCGAAATGGGCAGCCGCAATAGCGTGGTGATCGCCAATGTCAGTGGCCGCGATCTGGTGGGGTTTGTGGATGAAGCCCGCGCGGCTATCGCCCAGCAGGTGAAACTGCCCGAGGGCTATCGCCTCACCTTTGGCGGCCAATTTGAAAACCAGCAACGCGCCGCCGCCCGCTTGGGGCTGGTAACGCCAGTCGCCCTGCTGCTGATATTTATTCTGCTGTTCTCCAGCTTTGGCTCGGTACGCCAGGCATTGCTGGTGTTCAGCAATATTCCCTTTGCGCTGGTGGGCGGAATCATTGCGCTCTGGCTGTCCGGCGAATACCTGTCAGTGCCTGCCTCGGTGGGCTTTATTGCCCTGCTCGGGATTGCGGTACTTAACGGCGTGGTGATGGTGAGTTATTTCAATCAGCTCCACGCCGAGGGCATGGCGCTCGCGCAGGTGGTGCGCACTGGTGCCAAACGTCGCTTGCGCCCGGTATTGATGACCGCGGCTATCACCGCTTTCGGCCTGATTCCGCTGCTCTTTGCCACCGGGCCTGGCTCGGAAATCCAGCGCCCGCTGGCAATAGTGGTGATTGGCGGTCTGATTACCGCCACCGCCCTGACGCTGGTAATGCTGCCGCTGCTCTATGCGCGCTTTGCCTTCCCCGCTGTTAAGAGCCTGCCCAATCTTGCCCTTCCCACTAATCATTCGACTGGAGGGACATCCCTATGAGTCTCGTCTGCCTGTCTCTATTGGGCTCGCCCGCCTTGGAAGAAAAACTGCTCGACCAGTTACTGCGCAGCCCCCATGACCTCACCTTTACCAGCCAGACCTGCGCCAGCCACGGCGGTCACAGTCACGATGGCCTGGATGCCAGCGAGCAGGTGCTGGGCCGCGCCCGTGCGGTACTGGTACAGGTGCTGGTGCCGGAAACCCTTGCCCGGCAATTACTGCAGGATCTGGAAGCGCTGTTCAGCGGCTCCGGCTTGCGCTACTGGCTGACGCCGGTGATTGAGGAGGGACAACTCTAATGAAACTGTCTCGCTTAACACCCCTCGCACTGGCGATTGCCCTGAACACAGCGCCCCTCGCCTCAGGTGTATCGCCAGTGGCTTGGGCGCAAACCGAATCTTCACCCCCAATGGATTTGCTGAGCGAAGCACAAATCGTCCAATGGCTGGGCGATGACCCGGCGCTTCAGGGGATACAAGCCCGCAAGCTGGCGCTGCAGGCCCAAGCTGCCCAAACCGCCAGTTCCGGTTACGAATGGACCGCCAGTTATAGCCGTCAGGAGCGCGAGTATCGCCAGCCGGAATTAGCCGGCGCCGATAAATCGCGCGAGTGGAATCTGGAGCTGGAGCGCAGCCTGCAATTACCCGGCAAGGGTGCCGCCAGCCGACGTGAGGCGCAGGCTCTGCGACAGCTGGCCGATGCCGATGAGCAAGCCGGTTTGCGTTTGGCCATCACTGAATTAATCGATAGCTATCTGGATGCGCTTCACGCCAGCGCCAGCCTCGCCCTGCTGCAACAGGAACTGGCCTTTGCCCTGGCCAACCTGCACGCCGTGGAGTACAGAGTCAAAGCAGGCGATGCCCCCGCGCTGGATGCCCGCCTTGCCGCCGCTGAAAGTCAGGCATTGCAACAGGAACTGAGCCAGGCGCAGCAGGCCGCGC is a window encoding:
- a CDS encoding efflux RND transporter periplasmic adaptor subunit, which encodes MSFSIRALPARRWLLAFACVSAWPTVAQTTSPLPISDQQIRNLGIETIQLETGAVSASARYPAQIVLPPQQEYRLGAPESSLVQQVLVLENQAVQAGDPLLVISSQNLGELSLAAIENHNRWQLAQQGLTRDQELLAEGIIPSRRLDESRAAEQDARAALTQARSALLAAGLDEKGIDNLIRQGKASNSLTLRAPVAGVVTELVAKPGWRTSDNTPLLRLVNRAQLWVDVQIPANQAGLWPANTRFQLADGTEAKLLNLSPVTSAAQTRVLRGLIEHPSAQLLPGSYQQALLPLSAHQSWDLPLAAIARRGAQAYVFVRSHQGFDALPVEVIASGGQRALVTGGLQTGTEIASAGVVALKAAWLSHLDSQTSASVAAEPAAVHLAEAR
- a CDS encoding DUF3240 family protein, coding for MSLVCLSLLGSPALEEKLLDQLLRSPHDLTFTSQTCASHGGHSHDGLDASEQVLGRARAVLVQVLVPETLARQLLQDLEALFSGSGLRYWLTPVIEEGQL
- a CDS encoding efflux RND transporter permease subunit, whose translation is MLVRLIQFALTQRLFVLIMTTLLAGYGWYSFRQLPIDAFPDVATTQVKVIYKAAGMTPEEVENRIAVPVEAELLGIPNQDMLRTLVKYGLVDITLNFTDGTDIYWARQQVAERLAGISDQLPANLEGGIAPITTPLGEMFHFTLDNPKLSLMERKGLLEWVVRPALRTVPGVADVNVLGGVSRIFEVIPDSLKLTAAGISLAELKQAIQDNNRSDGAGRLVEGGEVLLVRSQGNVRTLEDLRAMVIALRDNTPIRLSDLAEVRIGELTRNGMVTAHGTGEVAQGLVLGLAGANARAVVAGLEQKIAEIQPGLPEGTHLNVFYNRASLVDQAVFTVSKALAEAIVLVLILLGVFLGNLRAAITVALILPLSALATFVMMNQVGMSANLMSLGGLAIAIGMLVDAAVVVVENLVQHMAHERSKLPRMHLIYRALREVSAPVTTGILVIITVFLPLLTLQGMEGKLFAPVALTIVFALASSLLLSLTVIPVIASYLLTKVSHDEPWLPRKLQALYAPVLEWAFKNQKTVFAAAGLSFVLAIGVYSATGKTFMPTMDEGDIVIGLERLPSISLEESVALDTRLQQAILARIPEVTGIVARAGSDQIGLDPMGLNQTDAFLTIKPKDEWRMETKEELLDELRTVLDDMPGIAYNFTMPIDMRVSEMIMGVRGDLAIKIFGPDLETLNRLAGEILAVVENLKGSEDAYTLTNDGVQYLQVNIDRLAAGQLGFTMAEVQDFLRVQLQGEVLGTVTEGDRRTPIQLRGNDDLRRSPGDFANLHLLAPNGESVPLSSIASLERVEGQVKIDREMGSRNSVVIANVSGRDLVGFVDEARAAIAQQVKLPEGYRLTFGGQFENQQRAAARLGLVTPVALLLIFILLFSSFGSVRQALLVFSNIPFALVGGIIALWLSGEYLSVPASVGFIALLGIAVLNGVVMVSYFNQLHAEGMALAQVVRTGAKRRLRPVLMTAAITAFGLIPLLFATGPGSEIQRPLAIVVIGGLITATALTLVMLPLLYARFAFPAVKSLPNLALPTNHSTGGTSL